A DNA window from Loxodonta africana isolate mLoxAfr1 chromosome 7, mLoxAfr1.hap2, whole genome shotgun sequence contains the following coding sequences:
- the LOC104845396 gene encoding olfactory receptor 5AL1-like: MAKGNYSAVTEFILLGLADNPELQVILFSVFLGIYLVTAVGNLGLIVIIQISPQLQTPMYFFLCHLAFVDFYGTSSITPNTLVNFVREIKSMSFYACATQVCCFITFSVWELLLLSIMAYDRYVAICNPLLYVVLMPRKLCIQMATSTYIYGFTVGVVQAVATFHMSFCDSNVINQFYCDDVPLIALACSDTRVKELMLLIIAGFNVFCSLIIVLISYVFILFAILRIHSAEGRQKAFSTCASHLFSITMYYGTLMFMYLQPKSSHSLDKDKFASVFYVVVIPMLNPLIYSLRNQEVKNALKRIIEKMYFNDQ; encoded by the coding sequence ATGGCCAAAGGCAATTATTCAGCAGTAACTGAGTTCATCCTCTTGGGACTCGCAGACAATCCAGAGCTTCAAGTCATTCTCTTTAGTGTCTTCCTAGGGATTTACTTAGTTACTGCTGTGGGTAATCTTGGTTTGATTGTGATAATTCAAATCAGTCCTCAGCTTCAGacacccatgtatttttttctctgtcatctggcttttgttgatttttatggTACCTCCTCTATCACCCCAAACACCCTGGTGAACTTTGTGCGTGAAATTAAAAGTATGTCATTTTATGCATGTGCAACTCAGGTGTGTTGTTTTATCACGTTCTCAGTTTGGGAATTATTACTGCTGTCTATCATGGCATATGATCggtatgtggccatctgcaacccTTTACTCTATGTAGTTCTCATGCCAAGGAAACTCTGCATTCAAATGGCCACTAGCACATATATTTATGGATTCACTGTGGGAGTTGTACAGGCAGTGGCTACATTCCACATGTCTTTCTGTGACTCTAATGTGATCAACCAGTTCTACTGTGATGATGTTCCATTGATTGCTCTAGCTTGTTCTGATACACGTGTCAAAGAGCTGATGCTGTTAATTATTGCTGGATTCAATGTGTTTTGCTCCCTTATCATTGTTCTCATCTCGTATGTCTTCATTCTCTTTGCCATCCTGAGGATCCACTCTGCTGAaggaagacagaaagccttctctacCTGTGCTTCTCATCTATTTTCTATTACTATGTACTATGGAACCTTAATGTTCATGTACCTACAGCCCAAGTCAAGCCATTCACTGGATAAAGACAAATTTGCCTCAGTGTTCTATGTAGTGGTGATCCCCATGTTAAACCCACTGATCTATAGTTTGAGGAATCAGGAGGTAAAAAATGCCCTGAAGAGAAttattgaaaaaatgtattttaatgatCAATAG